The genomic stretch GCCCGGACCCGCTGCCGGAGCTCGGGCGAAAGGCGGTAGGGGAGCCTTGAAGTTAAGGCGGCGTCCCCCCCCGCAACCCCAGGTGACATCTTTAATAAACATCACACCGCACGCGTGCTTATTTTGACATTTATTCACTtacaaagcctgcagcctccagcagagcAAGAGCAGAGTTTGGGTTTTGAGCAGTACGTGGGTTTTCTCCGTCTCTCGTCAGGCTTCCCGTGAGCCCAGCCTGGACTCCAGGCACTGACGGAGCCACTGGAGAGGCCTCTGGTGCTGAGGATGCTCCTGCTCGACCTGGCGGACGATGGTGTTAATGGTGCGGAGACGCTCACGCAGCTTCTGCTGCTCATGGCTCCAGGCCTGCGCCGTGCGGCACAGGGGAGCGTATTTCCCTTCCTTCAGTGCCTGCAGGTGCTTCTGGCGCGTCTGGTAGGCCACAATCTCCAAAAGGTTCTgagaaaagcaacaacagcaacGGCTTTGACAGCTGACTTCACACAGAAAAGAACTAAGGAAATGATGGGATGCGTGGCACAGAGGTACTGTAACTATCGTATTTTGAAATGGAAGGGCTTCTTAAGAAGGAAACTGGTATGAAATCCTCATGATAACAGCCAAACAGCATCCCCATGTCTGAGTACAGTCATGGCACAGACTTGCAGACAAGGCAACCCTCGGCAGGACAGAGTTTCACCAAGTTAAAGACTTTGCAGGAGGCCATTCAAGACCTCGAGCTGGCTCTCAAATTTGTAACATACTTATGAGTACCCAGCTAGCACTCACAACGGAGAGCTGTTACTAGATATTTTCAAGGTACAAATGATGTCCGTCTGGCTGATGTTTCCAGGTGAACGCTGCCTTGCCAAGAGTACAACCGCAGCATCAACTCAGCATCACTACAAGCCCTCAAAATGTGCTCAGTTCACTTAAAGTGTTGCTGAAATTACACGCCAAGCCTGCCCAGTTGAGGATGGTGGTGAGACGGAGACAGGGAGCTGGcaacagaagaaagcagcaggttCCCTTTGGCTCGCCTGCTGCAAGGAAGCGGATGCGCTCACCCATCGTTTCTTGTTCCGAAGAGATTCTGTGTCCGAATCGAGGCCATCGGCCTcagcctgcagcctgcacagTTCTCCCTGCTTTTCCGAGAAGGAGGCACTAAGGGACGCTTGGGTGCTCTCCAGCTCCAGGATGGTTTTGTTGCAATCTTGAGCACTCTGGtaaatggaagagaaggaaatggCAGATTCGGGTTCTTTAGTTCAGCTACATTCCCAGCCATCTTCCcagaactcttttctttttttttctttttttttttctttttttttttttgtttgtttccaaagcCTGTCCCCATGCAGTGCTGTACCCGTGCAGGGTCTGAGTACTGACACCCCCTGTGTCTGTGCTAAATGCGCGCTGGTGCTTGTCACGAagcaaatacagcaaatacaGCTATGGGAACTCTTGCAGCCCTGCTTCACTCGCTCACCTTCTGGGTTTCACTGATCTTCTTTCTCATCTCCTCTTTCTTGCGGTGGAAGTCGCCCTTGGTGATacgtttcttttctgttttgttctgacCCTCTCCACGAGTCGCTATCGCCTCTCTATGAGAAACAAACGCCTCCATATCACAAATCatcttctcctgctgcttcatCAGCTGGCCATAGCGGACCTGCCATTTGTGAAGATATAAAATAGGCTGAAAATAACAAACGGTTACAAATGACACCTAACTGAAGCCTTCTGTGTGGCACATCCCTTCAACATAAACCAGATACGTTAAACCATAAACAGGACACGCGAGCCTTGGCAAGACACATTTGCCCTAAGTCCAAACCTAGTTTGCCCTGCGTGGATCTGGAAGGCAGAGGGCTGGATTATGAACTCATGTAAAGTAATCTTCAGAATGTTCCACTGGAACTCATTAGCAAGAGCAGAAGTATCCAGAGAATGAAAGGGAAAGGTTGTTCCCTAACCAGTATCTTCCCTAACCGGTGATTAAGATGATGCAATATTTACTaatcaacatttattttcttataaatttGGGTCACAAAATAAGGTGGCAGgcaaatcacattttaaatagatTTCTCAGGTACAGCTAGATTCTGCTGCAGTCTATTACACGGCATGCACAAGGAACTCATAAAGCACATGCTTGCTGGATGTATTTAATTTAATCTAGCTGCAGGGTGGTATGATTTCCAATACTGCTATGGCCTTGGCAACGCTACTTCTCCAGCCTGTTTCTCAGCTCCTGCCTCATGTTTCAGCAACTCCAAGGCTGAATACGTTGtgtgcagcttcccctcctgagTTCTCTTCCCCAGCAACTTACTTGCATCCTATGAATCTCCATTCTCATGGCTTGGATTTCGCCTTGTCCTGTCTCCGATTCCACCGCTGCACGCATCTCTTTTGCCAGCTGGATCTTTTTCTCCCATAGCATGATTTGATGCCTTCAATGACAGAAAGGGACAGCGGCGCCTTTGTAAGCAACAGAGAGGGTGCTTTCTCTGTGCTTCAGTGGCAGCCCACTCCCGAGATCAACACTGAACACAGAGCCGAATGCTTCAGCAGATGCCTACGGGACATATCAAAGGGCAGCACCAGAGCAGTGTGAAATCGGACAGGCAGCCCCGCAATTTAGAAAATGGTATGATGACTGTAAAAGCTAGCATGCTCAGACTGACAGGGGGCTGATGGACCCCGATTAATTGCCCAGTGCAGCACACTCACTCTGAGTTACTGGCAGAGGAGATAGCGTGCAGAGTCTTCCCATATAGATCTTGGCAAGATCCAGCACAAGCATGTTTGGGTTGTTGAAGCCAACAGCCTCTCAGCTCTTGCTGATTCCAGAGATGGCTAAAGCACCTTTcagtttctgcatttcaaaaactCATTAAACTCACTTTCATCTTCTCCAAGGACAGAAGCCCATTTGCTGGTGCTTGTTCAGTTTGATGACTGGAGAAGAAAGGTAACGTGGGCACACACACAGAAGTTCAAAGACTGTGGCACAAAGTGAGAATCTCTCTGGTACCTACTCTGCTTCCACCAGGCTGTTTAGGAGTCTTTCCTTCTCCTCCGTCAATTGACTGTGCTTCTCCTGCATCTCAACTGATTCTTTTTCTGCTGCCTAGATTTGGGAAGCATAAAACAACACAACATTGTCAGACTGAGAAAGTTTTACAGGATCACTATTTGCCTCCGATCTGCATGGGAGGTCGAGACCTGGGAACAAGACGTCAAGCCTCTGTACCTTGAGAGCACGTACAAACTCGTTCTCCGTGATAATGTTGCCATGTTGCAGCTCCTCGAAgctgttgttgttcttgttgatCAACACATTCAACTTTATCAAGTCATTCGACATGTTCCTCATGTGACGTTCAAtgtctttctgttctttcatttcctGCTGAATTTCATCTACAGGTGAACAGAAGTAGTCTTAAAATCCCCACGAGCACTGGGCTGAATACAGGCAAGGTGTGACAAACTGCTCTTAGACCAGCCAACGCTGCATGTGGAGCCACCTGTGTCCCACCCAAACATTTTTCCGCAAGCCCAAAAATCAAATAAGGTTTTGAAGGAGACTACTGTGGAAAAAAGTTGGGTTTGGCCAAGGAAAGTGGTATCATTGGTGGGCACGTTTGCCTACCAACTACTTGAAAACTTCATTTAAGAAGTGTAGCACATGTCATGGTCACTTAGGGTTCGGCTATGTTAGTTTAGACAGCAGGATGGATCGTCGTTATAGGAAATAACAACATGCAAAACAGCAGAAGGTGCCTGGCTGTTAGCCCCCCCCGAGTATAGTACTGGGGCCATTTGCATTATTGCTCACACATATATAGGAGCACATCTGTAGAAGCATTCCTTGGTGAAGGTCTAGCTTTACCTGTCTGTAAGCCTTCGctcccttttttctccattcACGGATGAACATTTTAAGGAAGAGTTAGGGAATGACTTACTTTCAGTGCGtactttcttctgctgcattattGTGATCTGTTTCTTTAACATATCCAAGGAGGCTAGCTGTTCCTCCCGTTTGTGTGTTAACTTGACCAGCTCTTTCTGCTGATTGAGCCAGTACTTCTGTAGTGTCATCACCTCAGAATTATATTCTTCTATCTGCTTGGTCAGCTTGTTGATCTCAATTTCCAATGGTCCCAATTCTTGCCCCTGTATGAGGGCAAGGTTTGGGATAAATCAGGCAGAAGCTGCTGGAGCACTTGTTTACAGCATCATTGCAGAAGGCGGGTCCAGCTGCTGAGACGCCTACTAAATACTTCAGCCATACTGTTATATTCTCAGTTAGTTGCTTTCTGCCTCCATTTCCCATGAGCTGGATGGGACTAATCATTCCTGACCTCACAGGAATAAACGCAACAGAAGCCCGAAAGGTGCTCAGACTCTGTGGCGAGAGGGCCTCCTAAGCTTTTGCAACAGGACATTCAAAAGCTTGCCAAGCATATGGCACAGTACTCATTTTTGCACGGGTACCCATAAAGGCCTTACAGCTCACAGTGTCAGGGACAGGTCTGGGTATTATCTGAATGGGGCCAACCATCAAGCGACTTAAGTCGCTCTGCCTGTTCCATTCTCCCCTTCTCAAACTTTGCAGATTTTATGAGATCCTATTTACTCCCAGAGTATTGATGTCATTCAGCATTTTCATGGGGTGTAGACAACTCCCTGCAGAAATCTGTGCTAGGCACACCCTCATTGCACAACAATTCCCTAATGCCACCTCCTCTTCACATGCCTTAAGAACTGTTTGACAACTGTTAACATTTACCTTAACTAGTGCAGCTTTTAAATCACAATACTGATGCCTGAAAGTTTGAACTATCCAGCACTTACGCAGTTACATTTATCAAGGGCATCTGTGGTCACCACAAAGAATAAAATCAAGTTTGGGATTGAAACGTAAAGGTACATACCCCTTGCTGAGAAAGAATCATCTCCAGCCTCTTGTTGTACTGGCTGATGGCCCCTTGCTTGTTCTCAATCAGGAGGCTGCACTTTGCAATCTCACTTTCACTGTGGCTGATCAGATCgttgacattttttatttccttgtccaGTTCACAAAGCGTTTTTTGGAGAATTGTCAGCCTGCAGTTGGTATGAGTTGCATTCAGAATAACCTGGGCGATATCATTCTCAACCTTGGAAAAATGCAGCTCCTGGGAAtataaacagacagaaaacaaattactgtCACCAACAGCAACTCATTGATTTGTAATGCCCACTTATCAAAGCACAGGAATCAGGGGATTTAGATTTACGCCCAGGTCCGTGCTACAAGCCGTAAGGAAGCTACTTACTCTCTCTGTACCTTTGTTTCTCCATCTATTGACAGGAGATAGCAATATTTACCTCTGCCATAAGGCTGTTGAAAAGCATTACGGAGCCTAAACATATAAGACACCACACTCGTCACTTCTGCAATTATCTTCCCTGCCCGGCTGTCTCTAGTTACCTGGCTAATGGTAGTAGGACATTACTATATCGTACCTTCTCCACCATACCTGACAAACGCATCCCTCACCTAACCACCACCGTTCTAGCCAGAACGCATGGCTATGCGTTTTGTTTGAGTGCAGTACGAGCGCAGCCAGGTAACTTTCAAGAGCCTGTCTGCTACTTCTGCACAACCTGGACCACACTGCGAGAGGTTACCATTTGCTCTTTTCCAAGTCTGTAGTCTCTGCACTATATTCTCCTGTGCATCACAGGTGCTAATAGGGTCAATGTGGAGTATCCACTTGTTTGTGGATCTGTCAGAAAGCGGGATGGAGGGGCCTTTCTCACAATGAAAGCCAGCCCTGGAAGCCTTCCAGTTACTTAAGATATgcccttgatttaaaaaaaaaaaacaaccagcaaaaaACAGAGCAGGCTGAAGTACCCCATGGAAATACAGAGGTGTGAGCATGTTGTGTTAGTGCCAGCCCAGACAACTCAGTATAATAAACACCACGCTGAATCTTCTGGTTTTTCTATCTGTACCAGTTACACACTCCCAAAAAGAGCAAGTTATCATGCTACGAAGAACTGTGGGTCTGGTCTGACTGTTCCTTGGACTGTAATCCTTACTTAGAAACTGAGAGCATGCCTGTGTCACATTCCATGATGCAGTATAGAGATATAAGTTAATGTGGAGTATAGAAGTACCACATATCCACCGTCTTCCTGCAATACGTAAGAACTTGAGCCACTTTATAGTAAACACTCCCAGGATTTATCATTCTGCCCCatttttttagtaaataaaagATAGTATGTTACGTGTCAGGCCTTTTTGGCCACACTCTCACATACACCAGAATCCTGCAATAAGCTCACTGGAAGAACTAAACTGAAGTTGCAAACCCAGCAGAGCCTCAATTACAGACCTGAAAACCAAAATGACGACCCTGGCAAATCACACTTGAGAAATGCCGCTCTAGGCCgtttccttcccctgctctcccaAATGGAAGAGATACCTTACCAGATCCGTTTTTCTCCTCTGAAGTTTTGCAGCCAGCTGTGAGAAGTGCTTTGTGGCTTTGCTGGACATCATCTGGTCCTGAACCTTTGCCATGATTTCATTTTCCATCCGCTCTTTGGCATCAGTTCCTTTCTCTATATCCTTACTGATGGACAGCAACTCACTCAGACGAGCAGCTTGATCCTAAAAGGTAGGGAAGACAGAGACAGGATCACTAAAACTGTTTGGGGAAGGGGATTAAATTCCTGTGTCAAATTCAAAAGGATTCTTCTTCCAAGTAACTCTTCTCACCATCTTGGTCCTGTTGAGGGCCTGCTCTGTCTCATGAAGAACGCGAGCATAGGTGCCAGACTCAACCTTCAAGGCCTCCTGCCTCGAAAGGCACTGGGCAATCAGTTTCTTTGTCGTGTTGGCATTGTTCTCCGAGCGGCTCAGGATGGTGACAAGCAACtcattcttctcctcctccttcctgatCGCCTTTCTACAGCCATGGATGTCCATTTCTAGGGACTTGAGGTCATGTCTGTACTTGCTGGAgaggcaaagaggaaggaaaatcatCACAGGATGATGAACGGTCATCTACAAATTCCTCTTTTCAAACATGCTATTGCAGCAACAACTGACCAAGGAGGAAAATCTTCATAAAGGCTCGTCTGCTGTGACAGGGCAGAGTCATCAGAAGATGGATGGAGACATTaagatttaaaaggaaatgtatgtaggaaaattaattccttctttcAGTCCTGTCCTCGCTCCCCCATTCTTACCAGCATGCCACCCTATAAAAGCATATTATTTGTTCTCAGAGAATCAGGCAAGCTTTATGACTCCAGACCGAATAAACACTTCCTTTGGCAACAATAGGAAGGTTTTCCTGAAGATTTCTAAAGGCATCACAAAATCCTAACCAGACGTGATAGATAAATCCTTCTTGCTGTCTAGCTCTTTGGATTGCGAGTTGGTGCAAAGGTGAAGGAACTCtttcaaaggaataaaatatgaatagaaaaaactaaacagctttaaaaaccccacacatttcgAGGGAGAGTTGTGTTTTGGATAAAGAAAATAGTAACAAAGAACTGTGTTTCTTTATCCTTACGTGCTTTAGAGGAGCAAACTTGTTCTGCCTGACATATCCTGTACACGCGGTAATAAACTTGACAGAAGACATACTGCCCGTTTCAGAATCCCTCCTCTCCAAATCATTTGAGGTCTCTCCTGGGACTGTTTTCAGACACCATACCTCAGCAAGTCCTGCGTGGCAATATAGGCCTCATCTCTTTGCTTCATTCCAGCCAAGCTGCTATTCCAGTGGTTCATCAACCGCTTTTTCTCCATGTTAATAGCCTGTACCTCCATACAAGCCTAGGGAAGAAGGAGTTGGTAGACAGGATGAATCTATACTGGGTTGAGAAACCAAACTCGTGTTACaatgaaatacttttcttctgtTCAAAATATGCTGGGCAGGAACAGCTTCAACTAATACATGTCTGGTTTATTGTCACACCAGACCACACAGTGTAggtctgcaagaaaaaaaatgctgagaaggTGGGGGAGGAAGTGATTTACAGGCAACTCTTAcggacaaaggaaaagaaaaaaaagagtgttaaTTCCTGCAAACAGGAGCAAACCATACAGCTCTGGCCTAGATTGTACAGACCATGTGAGCACGCGCCAAAGAGGTCAGTCCTTCCAGAGCGAAATATTAACCAGAAGCAAAAAAAGCACCCTCCTACCTCATTTACTGCTTGCCGAGTTACTTTTGTGTCCTCTGCCTGGGCCACAAACTGGGCTTCAAACAGAGCAATCTGTTCTTGTAGTTCATAGGCTTTTCGTGTTAAGCGGTCTACTAGAAGATCCTGAAGAGTCAGAGCCAAACAGTGCAGGGTGAGCAATGCCATCTCAGTCTTAAGCAACTATATTCTACAAGAATAACACAGGCTAGAAGAGGGACTAAATTGGCAACTGGATTAGATTTGATTCCTACTGAAACTTTTCCATTCATAAACAAATGACTCATGAATGTGACAACTTTCAAGAAAATGAGACCTTCTTTgctggttttttattatttcattttcattactaaATACTGATACTTCAGATGCGAAGCAGCATCCATTCCTGTCGGTATGGATTATATTGTGCCAcctctccagcagctgggaaTCTTATTACtttatgttttaaaatcctttgttAAAAAACCATCTAAATCCATTTGATTTCAGCTGTTTGCATGCAATTctgcattaataataataataatgtctgTGTCCTGCTgcaagcagaaggcagcagagggagCTCAAGCACATCAACCGGCTCAGTTCATTTTCTAAGCTCACTTTTCATTGTGAAACTCATGACCCAGAATAATTCTTGATACCTGAACATATAATAACTCCTTTATTAAATATCTTTCTGCCCCCACACCCCCTTTGCTTGAGTGAAGAGCGATTTACTAGTATAAGGCTTGTCAAAAAACCTTTGGGCAGTGCATGCCACTGTCTTAGTGGTGGGGATTCTTCCCCTTTTTAGAAAAGCCTGCATTATAGGttttggttggggctttttttccaattatttggGAAAAATATCCTCACATATCTTCCATGGTTCGGTCACTATAGCCTTCCTTCTGACAAGGCAGCACATTCTCTAAGACTCAACACTAACTGtcatctgtatttatttattttaaagctgttttacttgatacctgttttttcttttctacttcagCCTGAACCTTCTCTGCCTCAGCCTTCTTTGTCGACTGTTTCATCAGTAAAATATTATGACGCATATCCTGGTCCATGTTCTGCACGTAGAAGAGATGCAAGGCCAGGTTTTCAACCTGGGTCTGCATTGCAGAAACTggggaggcaggaagaaaaatatttatagaagagTATGTTTAAATGTATGCTTTAAACAGagataaaagggaaagaaacataGAAGCACCCAAAGCAAAACCCACACACATACCAGCTAAAGCAGCCCTCCCTGAAATGAGAATTTACATCAGCTTTGGATTACAAGCAAAGCTAAAAATCTTGGTAAGCGATTCCTTGATTCCCAGCACACAGAATCCCAGGAAACGAAGGAAGGGGCCTCAGGAGGCTGTGAATCCActcctctgccccaaaacagAACTGTCTCTTTCTTAGGCTGTTGAATGCTTCTCTAATTTTTCAATAACCTGCAAAAACTTTCTACGCGATTTATTGTAATGCTTAGATATCCTTGCCATTGAAATTGGTTTATTGTTTCCTATCCAAAAGCCAGCAACACAAAAAGAGTGAGTCAAGTCCATTTCTTTGGCTGGAGTGGGC from Chroicocephalus ridibundus chromosome 14, bChrRid1.1, whole genome shotgun sequence encodes the following:
- the CCDC40 gene encoding coiled-coil domain-containing protein 40 isoform X1 codes for the protein MEEAPGVAAEGPGMEFSSAERDVIRVPSHLAVEATEAETGNDNEEEESVPLEGQEETFSPAERGVDGATELLEKSPETFSDKVELDSSRPELGDMEQPIPERGNPSCASPGAALQAPACSGELNSCTESGNIEEPISLYSESAFEHFGQLTGEHGDQRWEKEHQLRGAEEHEISRRSEETVEKTELVVLDPEHPLMRRFQAALRNYLTKQIEKVNLELRELRTATKKSKVQREELGVVLYGAQQQLAHLQMELEKSHDRRSQMATARQQLEEELEGLRLTHRQMCQNTDDERKKVSAMQTQVENLALHLFYVQNMDQDMRHNILLMKQSTKKAEAEKVQAEVEKKKQDLLVDRLTRKAYELQEQIALFEAQFVAQAEDTKVTRQAVNEACMEVQAINMEKKRLMNHWNSSLAGMKQRDEAYIATQDLLSKYRHDLKSLEMDIHGCRKAIRKEEEKNELLVTILSRSENNANTTKKLIAQCLSRQEALKVESGTYARVLHETEQALNRTKMDQAARLSELLSISKDIEKGTDAKERMENEIMAKVQDQMMSSKATKHFSQLAAKLQRRKTDLELHFSKVENDIAQVILNATHTNCRLTILQKTLCELDKEIKNVNDLISHSESEIAKCSLLIENKQGAISQYNKRLEMILSQQGGQELGPLEIEINKLTKQIEEYNSEVMTLQKYWLNQQKELVKLTHKREEQLASLDMLKKQITIMQQKKVRTENEIQQEMKEQKDIERHMRNMSNDLIKLNVLINKNNNSFEELQHGNIITENEFVRALKAAEKESVEMQEKHSQLTEEKERLLNSLVEAEHQIMLWEKKIQLAKEMRAAVESETGQGEIQAMRMEIHRMQVRYGQLMKQQEKMICDMEAFVSHREAIATRGEGQNKTEKKRITKGDFHRKKEEMRKKISETQKSAQDCNKTILELESTQASLSASFSEKQGELCRLQAEADGLDSDTESLRNKKRWNLLEIVAYQTRQKHLQALKEGKYAPLCRTAQAWSHEQQKLRERLRTINTIVRQVEQEHPQHQRPLQWLRQCLESRLGSREA
- the CCDC40 gene encoding coiled-coil domain-containing protein 40 isoform X2 encodes the protein MEEAPGVAAEGPGMEFSSAERDVIRVPSHLAVEATEAETGNDNEEEESVPLEGQEETFSPAERGVDGATELLEKSPETFSDKVELDSSRPELGDMEQPIPERGNPSCASPGAALQAPACSGELNSCTESESAFEHFGQLTGEHGDQRWEKEHQLRGAEEHEISRRSEETVEKTELVVLDPEHPLMRRFQAALRNYLTKQIEKVNLELRELRTATKKSKVQREELGVVLYGAQQQLAHLQMELEKSHDRRSQMATARQQLEEELEGLRLTHRQMCQNTDDERKKVSAMQTQVENLALHLFYVQNMDQDMRHNILLMKQSTKKAEAEKVQAEVEKKKQDLLVDRLTRKAYELQEQIALFEAQFVAQAEDTKVTRQAVNEACMEVQAINMEKKRLMNHWNSSLAGMKQRDEAYIATQDLLSKYRHDLKSLEMDIHGCRKAIRKEEEKNELLVTILSRSENNANTTKKLIAQCLSRQEALKVESGTYARVLHETEQALNRTKMDQAARLSELLSISKDIEKGTDAKERMENEIMAKVQDQMMSSKATKHFSQLAAKLQRRKTDLELHFSKVENDIAQVILNATHTNCRLTILQKTLCELDKEIKNVNDLISHSESEIAKCSLLIENKQGAISQYNKRLEMILSQQGGQELGPLEIEINKLTKQIEEYNSEVMTLQKYWLNQQKELVKLTHKREEQLASLDMLKKQITIMQQKKVRTENEIQQEMKEQKDIERHMRNMSNDLIKLNVLINKNNNSFEELQHGNIITENEFVRALKAAEKESVEMQEKHSQLTEEKERLLNSLVEAEHQIMLWEKKIQLAKEMRAAVESETGQGEIQAMRMEIHRMQVRYGQLMKQQEKMICDMEAFVSHREAIATRGEGQNKTEKKRITKGDFHRKKEEMRKKISETQKSAQDCNKTILELESTQASLSASFSEKQGELCRLQAEADGLDSDTESLRNKKRWNLLEIVAYQTRQKHLQALKEGKYAPLCRTAQAWSHEQQKLRERLRTINTIVRQVEQEHPQHQRPLQWLRQCLESRLGSREA